TATGTACTATgttttatttcacaaaaactaaataaaccataaaataaaaatgcatgttttctCTTTTATGGATCACTAAAAACTCAAATTGAATTTGTAACTTAGTTTTCACATACatcaaataagtataaattaattttgttaattaattattattattatataaatgtataatattatgactatgtgtgTATTCTATTTGAACTCCAATTAAtattggtgatttttttttttattaacttctaGTTTAACTATGATAGctcaacaattacaaaaatgtactagtataacattaaacattacattatgatattaacttaaaataattatataatattacgaattgAAGACCTATAAggtacaataattacatttacatatctggtgataaaaaatattttaatttaatttaattctgagATAAGAAAGGTAATCGGAGTATCGGACTATGGAACAAACTGTTTATTTAGAACAGCTGTAAGGAGTGCAATAATATTggtgatattttgtatttttggtaattattattctctacTGATGTTCAGTACTGATGTacattatgaatattgtaaGATTTGActttatattgtacttatatactcgatacttatatcatatactaagatagatttatcttaatattataatattagatgaaTATTGGGATAACTATaatctatactctgttcaaaataatatcatgaccCGGCGGAAGAGTTGTGCGCACGGGCATGGCTTTATTCCGTGGGAGCACCTGACGCGCCACTGTTAGTGGGTACGGCGTCTGACCGTCACGGAACGAAAATTGGTTGCCGTCAATTAATGATCTtgttttgaacagagtatatacCATTGGTGTGACTAAGCATTAGGTTATACGcagtaaattattcatttaagcGCCCAGGGATATACACTCAGCGTTTATACTACTGAGTACTGGTTTTAATAGAACCCTGTAGCTGTgtatcatacatatataacaattttatatttatgaattatttgtatgttaatGCCTATCAATTGGTattgtaaaaaatgataaacaattatattaaaaaaaaaggaaaaactaTTCTGATCCCTGCTCTTTGCCTaggatcaatatttttatataaattgttactgtcaatattatcattatacattaaacaatatttttgaaatttactgagaattcaaaaattttctatttttaacattgtaaAGCTAACCTTAATGGAAAACTATATGAGCTTTAGTTGTTATTTTTGNNNNNNNNNNNNNNNNNNNNNNNNNNNNNNNNNNNNNNNNNNNNNNNNNNNNNNNNNNNNNNNNNNNNNNNNNNNNNNNNNNNNNNNNNNNNNNNNNNNNCGGAgcattaaagttaaaaattggaagaaaatatagaataataaattaagataccattcaaaaattataataaaaataatatcagtgttcgatcacccatactctgtagtattcttgacttataaacgatggagtttttaattcatactatgttttgattttattattttcataactattattattattattattattattattattattattatcaaacagatttctgatttataaaatgtgactatttcatagactatgaaagaatattaattgatatgttatattttgaattattatgattatttaaataaatatttttgtataatattataatacagcttaaaatgtaaaatggcaacgttgaagagttttttatgctcaatcgtgtaggGTTTCTTTTACATTCCGATTTCctttgatacaccgacaatttggctcaatcgtatcgctataaaggtgttttatgctcattCGTGTCTCAGCTGTTGTGTGGTAgtgttttcacttatagccgtccgccgtcgggtctgcaatccacagcaggtggattgcctacctgattgaCTTTTGCACATTGTCTGGAAGTATTTGAAGTCGGATTAACTGTGTGTAGCCActtgaaagttaatcgattttgacttgagatGACTGACTAGCTAGAGTGCTAGACACTTCAACACGGTTTTCGacattacactttttacacAAGAAAAACACTGGACATGTGACGGCTCATACCACTCTATCCGTTGTATAGGTGGATTGCTCATTTTGGTTTCGTGcaggtttttgcatttttttcacgttttttttttcatataaatatatatacgacactatagttaaatgtttttatgtattttattggttaatatattatgtatctatatgttatttattttattaggaattataattgcacatttcccaaaatgttttgttatatatatagttatataaatacatattatatttgtttgtaaattgtatttatattgtagatagtttgtatttttcgtaaattatttcgtatgttatGTGATAGGGTATTCACTTATAGCCGCTCAAcgtcgggtctgcaatccacagtaataggtagattgcctacttgatTTGCTGTAGCATATTGTCTGCGATCCGACNNNNNNNNNNNNNNNNNNNNNNNNNNNNNNNNNNNNNNNNNNNNNNNNNNggcaatccaccgtaggtggattgcatacctggtgatatacgcttctcattatgtctGCGATTCGATTGCCtatctatgtgatttgatgactgatagctagataaTCGAATACACCaatcgactctacactttttaacaacacaggagatcgtatccagcctatccatttacaacgtttgtgacggattgctagacgctctaacttttaaacattcccgtaaaaacgtcaagccttatctccaatccatatcactaatccttatcacaaatcctacattttcgtcttacaactttactgtcgtgacttttataattccaacgacattgtctccaaaatcggtatccactttcagcgagtccaacgggccccgagttacacttagagctagtttttaataaaataatcccaatactataatagtttagaggttacctatatattaaaaacaaattgtacgAATGTTTTCCGATATTTTAtcatagttaacaatattatttagttcgTGATAGGATTATTACATGTTTCGAACAACTTAGTTTGAACTAAATgtcaaacttaaatgtaaatactattgtactaaaattaaaaattaaattagaaaaaatattttacattatacttctcgaatatgatatatttatatagatagtcGAATTTTATTTCTCGGAACAATTCATATCTACACGCCGATAAAACaaacacaaaagaaaaatatcagGTTGCAGTtaacttgaaagttgaaacccAACGGTTGCCGTGCCATATTCAATtttaacgtttattttaatactaatcataataattaataactaactaATTATTCACTTTATCGGACTAAATTTATGCCTATGACACTCACAAAGAATGTCAGTTCAGTAGTACCAGATATTTAAAAGATTACCATTAACAACGTcaactaacaagtaacaactactctttatataatagtatagattattattatgctattaaatattaattattatttattatcctataataataattacctgcACTATTTACCATTATTCAATACTCTTTAGTCGTTACTTCATATTgtgataatttaattgaattatacaattaGTACAATTTAAAGCTATTAATACGAGGGTCAATCAAAAAGTAAGTtgcattatgtaatatttttgtaccaagtcaatatttccaaaatattatttgtatttagtcAGTGGCGTAGAGTATAGAGAGGAATTTTCATTGTGTGGAGACTGGGGGTGAGATAGgaagattattatatatataacaaaaactaaaaaggccATCACCCATCGGGATGGAATCTACCCCCATATCGCGTCCGTGTATACAACCatgtttttagtaggtatatataccattttacctatatagtacataCGTAGCCAagtcctacatattattataagaaaaataattacttacacGCCATTTCCCTCTCACCACATGAACCTGTAGGTCAAATAAGTCCGTATGATGAtcacgataataatttatagaataaaatgcaTTGGATGTTtggatattacattattatttattgcaataaaagtgattattttttaatttaatttcataggCACAGGCTGCGCCGCGCAGCTATATAGAAATAGGGATAGTGTTAAAATAATGTGCCGTTTTAGATcctaatacctatgtaacaAGGGTGTTGAAAGTAttggttttatacttttatagtgtgggtatttttatttttatttgtttatcaaggTTGAAGGTGTTATACAAGGTACGTAGTTAGAAAATACTCATAGGGTGGGCTAATATTTTCTGATTGTacttgatattttgatattaaggtaatttttgttttaaatataataatacttgcaaattgttattcattataagtaggtacatttttcttTGGAACATAGTTAATAGGGTGGGGTTAAAAAGTGGTTGAGCTGGTCTAAAGTTTGAGTAAATTTAACGTAGGTTTTGCCCTGCATCGACTTAATAGTTACGTAGGTACTTACGCGGAGTCTGGACTTATAACTGCCTTATAACTGCTTCAATATTTAACTTTGATAGTGGTTTCAGGTAGAAAAATTAGACCTTGTTAGTACCTTCTATAATGACCTAGGGAAGCAAATAAAAACTCCTAGTAACTTTTCTTTTTTAGCTGTATTCATATGTATATCATTATGCAGTATACtatcatttaaaatgttcgCATTTTATTTGGGTTTTTTCcattatgtataaaacaattttttatgtggAATATTGCttggaaattaaatacaagatttctaataatatttggtacttaaatatatcgaaaattcgaaaatatataggtagttcaatttcttttataagcatttatatttcaaatgtttatgaaattaatcaaaatcacgaaaatatgtaaattattctgtagttaaaaatgcatacaattttaaaacaaggctATTGAacgtatagtaaaaaaattctcattcatttaattaggtaccagaaattaaaaaaatgtttaatagaaGTCCCCAAAAATTTTTAAGAACgatttttgttacctattttgttattattataaaaatataaatagtagacacattacacaattatttaaattatatttttcaatacacaatgacatttacaaaataatatttagattaattataatacacgatagatataataatagatttagacatttcaaatttttaatttttttagtgttttctaTAAACGTTAATTAAGTTACCTTTGGGTACACCTACTATAATGATTGTTTATATTCCATTTCGTTGTCCTGCACTACGTATAAACAGAATATCGTCAAAATGCTTTGAAAGTAATcgtttttttactgtttttgatTCTGTCCGTTCGATTTCAATAGTCGTTCTCATAGTAGTCCTTGTTGATCTTGAATTGTACATATGCTGCACACATACGTTTTATTAACAAGCAAATAACATAGTCACCGTGTCGTCACAGCATCCCTGGCAGCCGTCGCCTGTTCGCTCAGTGGTGAgcaaaaaatgtaggtatattttcctatattttgataaatataatttattcaattaatgcGATGAAGATGATGCACTAGTATATTGTACACAGGGATCGCGAACCTGATCAGTCGGTATTACCTCTGGCCCGGTCCACGTACGAATATTATAACTCATggtttacatggtttgaatactaatattaattgtatatttcaacaactCCCCCTCACCAGCTAAGGCCCTAGGGCCCAGAGGCGTTTATCCGACGcatccataggcgcaaatagcgtttgagatatgggggggggggctaaagccttattttggtaatattgaataagcttaaaacaaaatgtaggaaatgtttcgGAGGGCTATGAACATTTTTTGGGgtcttagcccctaaagcccccccactatttgcgcctatggacaCATCGTAGTCGTCACGCATAACTTTATGTTCCTAATCTGAGAATGATTTCTTTATTCTATTTCTCTTTCCTTTCCCTAGATTCTAGATCATCGTGTTCGCCGTCTTGTGTTACTTATTGGTATTAAGCCTCGTTCACACGGCGACAGTTGCTTGACACTAGTGTCGCGTATCAAACGATTTTGATATACGGCACTAGGTGTCACGACACACAATATCATTAGTGTCATACTCATTAGTGTCACCGTGTGAACGAGGCTCACGTAATTTATTGCAGCCCACTAAATGTCTCTGAGAGCCATCCAGAAACGCATACAGTCGTATGGcaacataaataaaatcacCTCGTCCCTGAAACTCGTGTCAGCTGCCAAATTGGCCAAGACCGAGCGCCTGCTGAAGGATGTACGTCCATTTGGCCATGGTACGCTATCgttttataaacattacacACACATCAACATGCTCGACCGCATTGAAAATCATCTCATATTTGCCATCACGTCTGATCGAGGTCTATGTGGTGGCATACATACGAATGTCGTAAACAAAGTTAAACAAGAACTGGACAGACCTGATCAAAAACTTGCAAAAGTCGTATGTGTTGGTCAAAAATCAGAGGAACTGTTAGCAAAGTCGCATAAATCCAACATTTTATTCACAGCTTTCAAAATAGGGAAAGATAATCCCACATTTCTAGACgcttcaaaaatattcaatgaatGTAATTACGCTGAATTTATTGCTTGCCAGATATATTACAACCATATTATTACTAGAGGCACGTCAGAAGTTGACTGGATCTCTATTTATAACACAGACTTCCTTCTCACAGTAGCTCATATTGCTGGTTTAGAAGAAGTAGAAGAAGAAAATATGAGAAGTTATATTGAATTTTCTACtgtttcacttttattttttgccATGTTAGAAAATACCTTGTGTGAACATTCTGCTCGTATGATATCTATGGATGCtgcttctaaaaatgttaagtcattgaatgaaaaattatccTTGGAATATAATCGcaaaagacaatttaaaatcacGTCAGATCTTATCGATATTGTTTCTGGAAGTCAAGTTGTAACtgcaaaataaactattttattccaattatacctgtttattttgatataggtacctacctaataccaatataataactacctacttagtacttacctaaGTATATTCAGTTTTGTttgacttaatattaaaaaaaaataataaatctatactctgaaagaacaaaaataatattggtaccattgtaggtaggtaggtaccagcaAAGACAAGAATTAAgtattactatacaattataatattttatattatagactatatacctagatatagtaaatttagatttatttactttattagcaaaagtgggcaagttaagttaattcaattaaattgccttcagttaagtcaaaagttataacaaaatatagctaaatttaaaattgagatagaaaataaacttaacttaaGGGGATCGCATCACACGTATTTTTCgtacgttttagaccaataagcgatggtaaattacacatacttccgAATgtctgatttttaatatatgtatgaattCTTTGGAAAAATAACTATAGGCTTTCTTTtaaatcgatttaaaatttaaaattttaaagcacCATAAaatttggatatatttttaaaaaatctcatgaaataattacattac
This portion of the Acyrthosiphon pisum isolate AL4f chromosome A1, pea_aphid_22Mar2018_4r6ur, whole genome shotgun sequence genome encodes:
- the LOC100159890 gene encoding ATP synthase subunit gamma, mitochondrial-like, whose amino-acid sequence is MSLRAIQKRIQSYGNINKITSSLKLVSAAKLAKTERLLKDVRPFGHGTLSFYKHYTHINMLDRIENHLIFAITSDRGLCGGIHTNVVNKVKQELDRPDQKLAKVVCVGQKSEELLAKSHKSNILFTAFKIGKDNPTFLDASKIFNECNYAEFIACQIYYNHIITRGTSEVDWISIYNTDFLLTVAHIAGLEEVEEENMRSYIEFSTVSLLFFAMLENTLCEHSARMISMDAASKNVKSLNEKLSLEYNRKRQFKITSDLIDIVSGSQVVTAK